Proteins found in one Amycolatopsis umgeniensis genomic segment:
- a CDS encoding TetR/AcrR family transcriptional regulator gives MTKTTGVGRPRASGAAASKREARLAVLDAAGELFTGAGYAATTTRAIAERAGLRQASLYYHFPSKEDILAALLEDTVRPSLDVAGGLSAQLAPVGTRLWALAYADIHLLGSARHNLGALYLLPEISSPRLARFRAERAELKRVYGSLVAAAGVPGDLLGIRTDLVFGLVESIAIVRRDQPDLDVEAHAVEGADSVLRLASIGEPDAALREAARTLLED, from the coding sequence ATGACGAAAACGACCGGGGTGGGCAGGCCGAGAGCCAGCGGTGCGGCGGCGAGCAAACGAGAGGCACGGCTCGCGGTTTTGGACGCGGCTGGGGAGCTGTTCACCGGCGCCGGGTACGCGGCGACGACCACACGGGCCATCGCCGAACGTGCCGGCCTGCGCCAGGCCTCGCTCTACTACCACTTCCCGTCCAAAGAGGACATTCTCGCGGCGCTGCTGGAGGACACAGTCCGGCCGTCGCTGGACGTCGCGGGCGGGCTGTCCGCCCAGCTCGCGCCGGTCGGCACGCGGCTGTGGGCGCTGGCCTACGCGGACATCCACCTGCTCGGCAGCGCGCGGCACAACCTCGGCGCGCTGTACCTGCTGCCGGAGATCTCGTCGCCGCGGCTGGCGCGGTTCCGGGCCGAACGCGCGGAGCTCAAACGCGTCTACGGCTCCCTCGTCGCGGCGGCGGGAGTCCCCGGAGACCTCCTGGGCATCCGGACCGACCTCGTGTTCGGGCTCGTCGAGAGCATCGCGATCGTCCGGCGTGACCAGCCCGATCTGGACGTCGAAGCACACGCCGTCGAAGGGGCCGACAGCGTGCTGAGGCTGGCCAGTATCGGGGAACCGGACGCCGCGCTGCGCGAAGCCGCGCGGACGTTACTGGAGGACTGA
- a CDS encoding ribonuclease D, whose protein sequence is MTGTDDTSAAVLLREPAEGTPPVIADATALAEACVKIAGGSGAIAVDTERASGYRYWPKAYLVQLRREGAGSFLIDPIPLEGQLEPLAEVLNNAEWVLHAASQDLPCLAELDLHPKSLFDTELAGRLAGYERVALGTLVELLLGYQLEKGHSAADWSKRPLPVDWLNYAALDVELLIELREKLEADLAAQGKLEWAQQEFEAVRTAPPPAPRAEPWRRTSGVHKIRSARGLAAVRELWQARDELARKRDRAPSRILPDTAIINAVTADPKTVEQLQALPVFSGRVQRKYTASWLRHLQAARALPAEELPTPAQQTDGPPPVNRWSDKDPDAAARLSAARAALAAIAEDRRLPVENLLLPELVRRTCWRPPVDLSEDAVAKVLGDAGARPWQIELTVAALSKALHATAAA, encoded by the coding sequence ATGACCGGCACTGATGACACCAGTGCCGCCGTCTTGTTACGTGAGCCCGCCGAAGGCACTCCACCGGTGATCGCCGACGCGACAGCCCTCGCCGAAGCCTGCGTGAAGATCGCGGGCGGCAGCGGGGCCATCGCCGTGGACACCGAACGCGCGTCCGGCTACCGGTACTGGCCGAAGGCCTATCTGGTCCAGCTGCGCCGCGAAGGTGCCGGCTCCTTCCTCATCGACCCCATTCCGCTCGAAGGGCAGCTCGAGCCCCTCGCGGAAGTGCTCAACAACGCCGAATGGGTGTTGCACGCGGCCTCACAGGACCTGCCGTGCCTCGCCGAACTCGACCTGCACCCGAAGAGCCTGTTCGACACCGAACTCGCCGGACGGCTCGCCGGATACGAACGGGTCGCCCTCGGCACCCTCGTCGAACTCCTCCTCGGCTACCAGCTGGAGAAGGGACACAGCGCCGCCGACTGGTCGAAGCGCCCGCTTCCCGTCGACTGGCTGAACTACGCCGCCCTCGACGTCGAGCTCCTCATCGAGCTGCGCGAGAAGCTCGAGGCCGACTTGGCCGCTCAGGGCAAGCTCGAATGGGCTCAGCAGGAATTCGAAGCCGTCCGCACCGCGCCGCCGCCCGCTCCCCGGGCCGAGCCGTGGCGCCGGACGTCCGGGGTGCACAAGATCCGGAGCGCTCGCGGTCTCGCCGCGGTGCGCGAACTGTGGCAGGCGCGCGACGAGCTCGCCCGCAAACGCGACCGCGCGCCGAGCCGGATCCTGCCCGACACCGCGATCATCAACGCCGTCACCGCGGATCCCAAGACCGTCGAGCAGCTGCAGGCGCTGCCGGTGTTCAGCGGCCGGGTCCAGCGCAAGTACACCGCGAGCTGGTTGCGGCATCTGCAGGCCGCCCGCGCGCTCCCCGCCGAGGAGCTGCCCACCCCGGCGCAGCAGACCGACGGCCCGCCGCCGGTGAACCGGTGGTCGGACAAGGATCCCGACGCCGCCGCCCGCCTCTCGGCCGCCCGCGCGGCGCTGGCCGCGATCGCGGAGGACCGGCGGCTGCCGGTGGAGAACCTGCTCCTGCCGGAACTCGTACGCCGCACCTGCTGGCGTCCGCCCGTGGACCTGAGCGAGGACGCCGTGGCCAAGGTCCTCGGCGACGCCGGTGCCCGGCCGTGGCAGATCGAGCTGACCGTGGCGGCGCTGAGCAAGGCGCTCCACGCCACCGCGGCCGCCTGA
- a CDS encoding response regulator transcription factor codes for MATVGISQAVRSTPAGSLPASMVPHPREELFSVLVVDDHPLLREAISARLAQMGAGTVHEAATVAEARARAQATGPCDLAILDLGLPDGSGIELVTELRSHGWPRVVVLASSDDPYAVRSAFQAGAQAYLLKSASPVVVTDGVRRVLEGGVYADPSVAPVLATGTRVAGTDNTPRELSAREVEVLQLVADGQSNKEIGEELSLSALTVKSHLSRIGRKLGTGDRAQMVALAMRAGVIR; via the coding sequence GTGGCTACCGTCGGCATTTCTCAGGCCGTCCGATCCACGCCAGCCGGTTCATTGCCGGCGAGCATGGTTCCGCACCCGCGGGAAGAGCTTTTTTCCGTGTTGGTGGTCGATGACCACCCACTGTTGAGGGAGGCAATCTCAGCAAGACTCGCACAGATGGGTGCGGGCACCGTCCACGAGGCCGCCACGGTGGCCGAGGCGAGGGCGCGAGCACAGGCCACCGGGCCTTGTGACCTGGCGATCCTCGATCTCGGACTGCCGGATGGCAGCGGCATCGAGCTGGTTACGGAACTCCGTAGCCATGGCTGGCCTCGAGTAGTGGTGCTCGCTTCATCAGACGACCCGTACGCGGTCAGGTCGGCGTTCCAGGCCGGCGCCCAGGCATACCTGCTCAAGTCGGCATCGCCGGTCGTAGTGACCGACGGCGTCCGCAGGGTGCTCGAGGGCGGCGTCTACGCGGACCCGAGCGTCGCACCGGTCCTGGCCACCGGCACCCGAGTCGCCGGCACCGACAACACCCCGCGCGAGCTTTCGGCGCGCGAGGTCGAGGTGCTGCAACTCGTCGCCGACGGCCAGAGCAACAAGGAGATCGGCGAGGAACTCAGCCTCTCCGCTCTCACGGTGAAATCCCACCTCTCCCGCATCGGGCGCAAGCTCGGCACGGGTGACCGGGCTCAGATGGTGGCGCTGGCCATGCGTGCCGGCGTGATCCGCTGA
- a CDS encoding DUF3000 domain-containing protein: protein MTAMTSVPDLFREAVAALQSVRPRPEVQLETMRPPQRLAPWSYAVSCEVEGPADVLASGRLVLLHDPEGQEGWDGVLRLVMYVRAELDRELATDPFLPAVGWSWLTDALESSGAEWTALGGTVTETSSARFGDISGPSRTDDLELRASWTPTDAALRPHGQAFCQVMASVVGLPPVGVTLFEQRQSS, encoded by the coding sequence GTGACCGCGATGACGTCAGTACCCGACCTCTTCCGTGAAGCCGTCGCGGCGTTGCAATCGGTCCGGCCCCGCCCCGAAGTGCAGCTGGAAACGATGCGTCCGCCGCAGCGCTTGGCGCCGTGGTCCTACGCGGTGAGCTGCGAGGTGGAGGGGCCCGCGGACGTGCTGGCCTCGGGGCGGCTGGTGCTGCTGCACGATCCGGAAGGCCAAGAAGGCTGGGACGGGGTCCTGCGGCTGGTCATGTACGTCCGCGCGGAACTGGACCGGGAGCTGGCGACCGATCCCTTCCTGCCCGCCGTCGGCTGGTCGTGGCTGACCGACGCGCTGGAGAGCTCCGGCGCGGAGTGGACGGCGCTGGGCGGCACGGTCACCGAGACGTCGTCGGCCCGCTTCGGCGACATCTCCGGCCCCTCGCGCACCGACGACCTGGAGCTGCGCGCGTCCTGGACGCCGACCGACGCCGCGCTGCGGCCGCACGGTCAGGCCTTCTGCCAGGTGATGGCGAGCGTCGTCGGGCTGCCGCCGGTCGGCGTGACGCTGTTCGAGCAGCGCCAGTCCTCCTGA
- the hemE gene encoding uroporphyrinogen decarboxylase, which translates to MSPSVASPAQTVPAARRALPGAPFLAAARGERPAHTPVWFMRQAGRSLPEYRALREGTSMFDACFDPEMLAEITLQPIRRHGVDAAILFSDIVVPLKAAGLDIDIVAGTGPVVAEPIRDAAGVRALPVLDPEQVERVADGVRLLVGSLGETPLIGFAGAPFTLASYLIEGGPSRNHEHTKALMHSEPRLWHELAGRLADMAITFLSAQLDAGADAIQLFDSWAGALSERDYREFVLPHSAKVLSAVAGYGVPRIHFGVGTGELLVAMRDAGADVVGVDWRLPLDEAVRRLGGGVVQGNLDPALLHASWPVLEAEVRRIHAEGRAADGHIFNLGHGVLPGVDPDVLTRVVGLVHELQV; encoded by the coding sequence ATGTCTCCTTCAGTTGCTTCTCCCGCGCAGACCGTCCCCGCGGCCCGTCGTGCCCTGCCCGGTGCGCCGTTCCTGGCCGCCGCGCGCGGTGAACGCCCGGCCCACACCCCCGTGTGGTTCATGCGCCAGGCGGGCCGGTCGCTGCCCGAGTACCGGGCGCTGCGCGAGGGCACCTCGATGTTCGACGCGTGTTTCGACCCCGAGATGCTCGCCGAGATCACGCTCCAGCCGATCCGCCGTCACGGCGTCGACGCGGCCATCCTCTTCAGTGACATCGTCGTCCCGCTCAAGGCGGCGGGCCTCGACATCGACATCGTCGCGGGCACCGGCCCGGTCGTCGCCGAGCCGATTCGCGACGCCGCGGGCGTGCGCGCGCTGCCGGTCCTGGACCCGGAGCAGGTGGAGCGGGTCGCCGACGGTGTCCGGCTGCTGGTGGGATCGCTGGGCGAGACGCCGCTGATCGGTTTCGCCGGCGCGCCGTTCACCCTGGCCTCCTACCTCATCGAGGGCGGGCCGAGCCGCAACCACGAGCACACGAAGGCGCTCATGCACTCCGAGCCTCGGCTGTGGCACGAGCTGGCGGGGCGCCTGGCGGATATGGCGATCACCTTCCTGTCCGCGCAGCTCGACGCCGGGGCCGACGCGATCCAGCTGTTCGACTCGTGGGCGGGCGCGCTCTCGGAGCGGGACTACCGCGAGTTCGTCCTCCCGCATTCGGCGAAGGTGCTGTCGGCGGTGGCCGGATACGGCGTGCCGCGGATCCACTTCGGTGTCGGCACCGGCGAGCTGCTGGTCGCGATGCGCGACGCGGGCGCCGACGTGGTCGGCGTCGACTGGCGCCTCCCGCTCGACGAAGCCGTCCGGCGGCTCGGTGGCGGCGTCGTCCAGGGCAACCTCGACCCCGCGCTGCTGCACGCGTCCTGGCCGGTGCTCGAAGCGGAGGTCCGGCGGATCCACGCCGAGGGCCGCGCGGCCGACGGCCACATCTTCAACCTCGGCCACGGCGTGCTGCCCGGCGTCGACCCGGACGTCTTGACGCGTGTGGTCGGGCTGGTGCACGAGCTCCAGGTATGA